The nucleotide sequence ATAGGAATTACTGGAACAAATGGAAAAACTTCCGTAGCTACAATACTTCATCAATTATTTTCTAAAATGGGAGAAAAAAATATTCTTATTTCTACTATGTGTATAAAAATATTATCCAAAAAGTATCTTACGACACATACAACTCCGAATGTTATTGAAATTAATAAATATTTAAATATTTCAATACAAAAAGGGTGTAAATACGCTTTTATGGAAGTAAGTTCACATGGAATAGATCAAAAAAGAATTGCAGGATTATTATTTAAAGGGGGAGTTTTTACTAATATTACACATGATCACTTAGATTATCACAAATCTTTTCGTCATTATTTATCTACTAAAAGACTTTTTTTTAATAATTTATCTAAAAATGCTTTTGCGTTGGTAAACTCGGATGATGAAAATTCACATCAAATTATAAAAAAAACTTCAGCTAAAATTTATTTTTATGGAATTAAAAAAAAAACAGATTTTAAAATCAAAATTTTAAAAGAAAATATTGATGGAAATCAATTACTCATTGATGGGCATCAAATATTTATCAATTTGATAGGAAGATTTAATATCTATAATTTATTGGCTAGTTATGCTACCGCTATATTATTAGGAAAAAAAAAAATGATATTGTTAAAAGCATAAGACATGTTCGCCCTATAAATGGACGTTTTGAGCAATTTATTTCTCATTCAGGTCTTCGTATTATTATAGATTATGCTCATAACCCAGATGGATTAAAATCTGTTTTAAATACTATTAAAGCCATAAAAAAATATGATGAAAAATTAATTTGCGTCATAGGTTGTGGAGGGAATAGAGATAGAAAAAAACGTTCTTTGATGGGAAAAATTGTTTACGAAACATGTGATATACCTATTTTTACATCTGATAATCCTAGATATGAGGACATCAATAAAATATTCCATGACATGAAAAATTTTAAATCATATCTAAAAAAAAAAGATATTTTAACTTTTATGAAACGAGAAGAAGCTATTCAAACTGCAATTCAAATTGCCAAAAAAAAAGATATTATTCTAATAGCTGGAAAAGGACATGAAACTTTTCAAGAAATCAAAGGAGTACGTTATTCTTTTAATGATATGAAAATTGTTAAACATTTGTTAGAAACTTACGATAAGTAAGATGATTTATTTTTTTAAATACTTATTTTTTTTTAATATAAATTCTGTTTTTTACAGAGCCATTATATCTTTTTTTTTATCATTTTGCATAGCGTTGATTTTATATCAAAAAATTATATGTTGGAATCGAAAAAATAATGTTATAGGAGAAAAGATCCGAGATCTTGGACTTTTTGGTCAAAAAGAAAAAGAAGGGACCCCAACTATGGGGGGAGTTGTTATTATATTTTCTACGTTAATTCCTACAATATTTTTTTCGACATTAAATAATGTGTATGTATTGATGTTGATAATGACTACATTGTATATAGGTTGTATTGGCTTTATAGATGATTATATTAAAATCAAACATAATAAAAAAGGACTTAGTATAATAGGGAAAGTATTTAGTCAAATTTTATTAGGAATTTTAATTGGTATTACTATGTATTTTAATACAAGTATTTCTTCTATTCAAAAACAAAAAATAGAATCAAAAGATTCACATTTTTTTAAAGAAAAAGAATATGGGTTTAAAACGACCATCCCCATTTTATATCATAATAATGAATTTAACTATGCTTATCTTTTGAGTTGGTATAATCAAAAATGTAAAAAATACACATGGATTGTTTTTATTCCTATTGTTGTAGGAATTATTACGTTTTTATCCAATGGAGCGAATTTAACTGATGGAATAGATGGATTAACAGCGGGAATTTCTTCTATTATTTTTGCTACCTTATCTTTATTATCTATTATTTCTAGTAATAAAATATATTCCTCCTATTTTCATTTTATATATATTCCTAACATAGAAGAAATTATAATATTTTCTTTTTCTTTTTTAGGATCTTTAATAAGTTTTCTTTGGTATAATACTTATCCCGCTCAAATTTTTATGGGAGATACTGGAAGTTTAACTATAGGAGGAGTTATTGCTACATTAGCTATTATAAATAGAAAAGAATTAATATTGCCTATTTTATGTGGAATTTTTTTTGTTGAAAATATTTCTGTAATCATGCAAGTATTGTATTTTAGATTTTCTAAAAAAAAATATGGGATAGGAAAAAGAATTTTTATTATGGCACCTTTACATCATCATTTTCAAAAACTAGGATATCATGAAAATAAGATTTTCAATCGTTTTATTATCATACAAATGATGCTCTCTATGTTAGTGTTTATTTTATTAATTATATAATAAAAACAAAAAATGAAAAAAAAATTCATAATTGTATTAGGGGGAGGAGAAAGTGGAGTAGGAGCAGCTTTATTAGCTAAAAAAAATGGATTCAAAATATTTTTATCAGATTCTGGAATGATTCTAAATAAATACAGAAAAATTTTAATAGAAAATAAAATTCCTTTTGAAGAAAAAGGCCATACAGATAATATGATTATTCAAAATGCTATTAAAGTGATAAAAAGTCCTGGAATTTCTAGAAACAATCCTTTGATAAAAAAAATCAATTTTTTAGGAATTCCTATACAATCCGAATTAGAGTTTGGAAAAAATTTTTTAAAAAATTCTTATGTCATCGGAATTACAGGAAGTAATGGAAAAACTACAACATGTTCCATTATTTATAAAATACTTAAAAAAAAAGGAATCAATGTAGGAATAGCAGGAAATATAGGACATAGTTTTTCTAAAGAAGTCATAAAAAAAAAGACGTTTATATATTAGAAATGAGTAGTTTTCAATTAGATGATTGTTTCAATTTCCGTTCAAATATCGCAGTATTATTAAATATAACAAGAGATCACTTAAATAAATATGACTACAACATTGATAATTACATTGATTCTAAATTTAAAATAGCGACTTTTCAAAAAAAAGAAGATATTTTCATTTATAATTATGACGATCCTATTATAAGAGAGGGGTTAAATAAATACTCTATTGAGTCTCAATGTATTCCTTTTTCTATAAAGGAAGAATTACATACAGGCGCTTATATAAAAGATAAAAAAATATTTATTAGAAATAAAAAAAAACAAGAAATATATTTACTAAATGTAAAAAATATTCCTTTAACAGGAGATCATAATCTTTATAACATTATGGCTTCATCAATTATATCCGAAATATTAAACGTAAAAAAGGAATCAGTAATTTCTATATTATCAAAATTGAAATCTATAGAACACCGTATGGAAAAAATACGAAGTATAAATGGAGTTCAATTTATTAATGACTCTAAAGCCACTAATGTAAATGCAGTTTTTTATGCATTAAAAAGTACAAACGCACCTATCATATGGATAGCAGGAGGAGAAGATAAAGGAAACAATTATATAGAATTAATTCCTTTAGTGAAACAAAAAGTAAAAGCTATAATTTGTTTAGGAAAAAATAATAAAAAAATTACAAATTTTTTTGAAAAGATTATTGATATTATTTTGGATACAAATAATATTAAGAAAGCTGTTTATATGGCTTATATATTATCTTCCCATGGAGATAATGTTTTATTTTCTCCTGCTTGTTCTAGTTTTGATCTTTTTAAAGATTATAAAGAAAGAGGAAACAAATTTAAACAAGAAGTAATCAAACTGAGTTTATGAAAATTTATAATAAAATAGGCCTATTTTTAAATAAATACATAAAAGGAGATAGATATTTATGGGCTTTCATATCTTTGTTAGCTATATTTTCCTTTCTGCCAGTTTATTCTGCTAGCACAAATTTAGTTTCTACATATGGAGGAACAAATACAGTATTTAGTTATTTATTAAAACATGCTCTTTTTTTGTTAGTTGGCTTTTGTATCCTTTTTTTCACTCAATTCATAGACTATAAATATTTTTACCGTATGTCTATTTTTTCCATGCCTATCGTATTCATTTTATTAATTTTCACGATAACTCAAAGAAAAGAATTGGATGGAGTGAATGCTTCTCGTTGGTTACATATTCCTATTATAAATATATCTTTTCAAACTTCCAATATTGCTGGATTAGTTCTTTTCGTTTATTGTGCTAGATATTTATCTAAAAAAAAGAAAGAACGAATAAATTTCATCAATTCTTTTTTTCCTTTGTTGTTTCCAGTCTTTTTTATTATTGGATTAATTTTCCCTGCCAATGGTTCTACTGCTGCTATTGTTTTTATATCCGTTTTAATTTTACTTTTCATAGGAGGATACCCATTCACAAGTATCATAGGGGTTTTTTTAATGGGAATTTTATTTTCAGGAATATATATTTATTCTGTTATTAAATGGGGAAAACCTATGAATAGGGTTTATACATGGAAAAGTCGTATAGAAAAATTTTTGGATCATGAATCTGAAGAAAGTTATCAAATGAAACAATCTAAAACAGCTATAGTTTTAGGGAATAAATTTGGTCGTGGACCTGGAAAAAGTGTTTTCAAGGCTTTTTTACCACAATCATCCTCAGATTTTATTTATTCTATTATAATCGAAGAATACGGATCTGTTGGAGGGGTGATCCTTTTATTCATTTATATACTAATTCTAATCAGAATTATGATAATAGCTACGAAAGTACAAAATTATTTTTGTTCTTTATTGGTCCTTGCCGTAGGTTATCCTATTATCAATCAGGCCCTTATTAATATGGGAATAGCTGTTGGTTTATTTCCAGTTACAGGACAAACTTTACCACTGATTAGTGCTGGAGGCACTTCTATGTGGGTCACTTTCTTTAGTTTTGGTATTATATTAAGTGTCAGTCGAATAATATATAAGAACTCGACAGATAAAATTATAATTCATAATGAATCACATTAATCATAACATTCCACCTAGAATAATTATTGGGAGTGGAGGGACCGGTGGACATATATATCCAGGAATAGCTATTGCTAATGAACTTAAAAAAAAAATTCCAAAAATTGATATTTTGTTTATTGGATCTAAAAACCACATGGAAATGCGAGAAATCCCCAGATTTGGATATTCCATTGAAGAAATTTGTATTTCAGGTGGAATAAACAAATTTTTTTCTATGTCAGCTTGGATTGTGTCTATGCAACTAATATATAGTTTATTTTT is from Blattabacterium cuenoti and encodes:
- a CDS encoding glutamate ligase domain-containing protein, with product MDYAHNPDGLKSVLNTIKAIKKYDEKLICVIGCGGNRDRKKRSLMGKIVYETCDIPIFTSDNPRYEDINKIFHDMKNFKSYLKKKDILTFMKREEAIQTAIQIAKKKDIILIAGKGHETFQEIKGVRYSFNDMKIVKHLLETYDK
- the murD gene encoding UDP-N-acetylmuramoyl-L-alanine--D-glutamate ligase, which codes for MSSFQLDDCFNFRSNIAVLLNITRDHLNKYDYNIDNYIDSKFKIATFQKKEDIFIYNYDDPIIREGLNKYSIESQCIPFSIKEELHTGAYIKDKKIFIRNKKKQEIYLLNVKNIPLTGDHNLYNIMASSIISEILNVKKESVISILSKLKSIEHRMEKIRSINGVQFINDSKATNVNAVFYALKSTNAPIIWIAGGEDKGNNYIELIPLVKQKVKAIICLGKNNKKITNFFEKIIDIILDTNNIKKAVYMAYILSSHGDNVLFSPACSSFDLFKDYKERGNKFKQEVIKLSL
- a CDS encoding FtsW/RodA/SpoVE family cell cycle protein; the protein is MKIYNKIGLFLNKYIKGDRYLWAFISLLAIFSFLPVYSASTNLVSTYGGTNTVFSYLLKHALFLLVGFCILFFTQFIDYKYFYRMSIFSMPIVFILLIFTITQRKELDGVNASRWLHIPIINISFQTSNIAGLVLFVYCARYLSKKKKERINFINSFFPLLFPVFFIIGLIFPANGSTAAIVFISVLILLFIGGYPFTSIIGVFLMGILFSGIYIYSVIKWGKPMNRVYTWKSRIEKFLDHESEESYQMKQSKTAIVLGNKFGRGPGKSVFKAFLPQSSSDFIYSIIIEEYGSVGGVILLFIYILILIRIMIIATKVQNYFCSLLVLAVGYPIINQALINMGIAVGLFPVTGQTLPLISAGGTSMWVTFFSFGIILSVSRIIYKNSTDKIIIHNESH
- a CDS encoding Mur ligase family protein, with the protein product MKKLLKNVLEKVHVLKIIGIKNTSKFIEGISVDSKIVQPNMIFVAIKGKKTDGHKFIIDAIQKGANTIICEKKFFSIHKHVTYVFVPNSVEALGIISSNFYDHPTKKIKLIGITGTNGKTSVATILHQLFSKMGEKNILISTMCIKILSKKYLTTHTTPNVIEINKYLNISIQKGCKYAFMEVSSHGIDQKRIAGLLFKGGVFTNITHDHLDYHKSFRHYLSTKRLFFNNLSKNAFALVNSDDENSHQIIKKTSAKIYFYGIKKKTDFKIKILKENIDGNQLLIDGHQIFINLIGRFNIYNLLASYATAILLGKKKMILLKA
- the mraY gene encoding phospho-N-acetylmuramoyl-pentapeptide-transferase: MIYFFKYLFFFNINSVFYRAIISFFLSFCIALILYQKIICWNRKNNVIGEKIRDLGLFGQKEKEGTPTMGGVVIIFSTLIPTIFFSTLNNVYVLMLIMTTLYIGCIGFIDDYIKIKHNKKGLSIIGKVFSQILLGILIGITMYFNTSISSIQKQKIESKDSHFFKEKEYGFKTTIPILYHNNEFNYAYLLSWYNQKCKKYTWIVFIPIVVGIITFLSNGANLTDGIDGLTAGISSIIFATLSLLSIISSNKIYSSYFHFIYIPNIEEIIIFSFSFLGSLISFLWYNTYPAQIFMGDTGSLTIGGVIATLAIINRKELILPILCGIFFVENISVIMQVLYFRFSKKKYGIGKRIFIMAPLHHHFQKLGYHENKIFNRFIIIQMMLSMLVFILLII
- a CDS encoding Mur ligase family protein, with product MKKKFIIVLGGGESGVGAALLAKKNGFKIFLSDSGMILNKYRKILIENKIPFEEKGHTDNMIIQNAIKVIKSPGISRNNPLIKKINFLGIPIQSELEFGKNFLKNSYVIGITGSNGKTTTCSIIYKILKKKGINVGIAGNIGHSFSKEVIKKKTFIY